The sequence ACCAAGACCCGCGCCGAGGTCCGTGGCGGTGGTCGAAAGCCGTGGCGCCAGAAGGGCCTCGGTCGAGCCCGTCAGGGTTCCATCCGCTCGCCACAGTGGCGCGGCGGTGGTGTCGTCTTCGGCCCCAAACCGCGTGACTACAGCCAGCGCACCCCGAAGAAGATGAGGCAGCTCGCCCTGCGCAGCGCGTTGTCTGCCCGCGCCGCCGCCGACGCGGTGATGGTGGTCGACGGCTTCGACTGGGATAAGCCGAGCACGCGGACCGCCGCCCGGTTCCTGAAGACGCTCGGCGTGGATGGCAAGGCCCTCTTCGTCGTGGGGCGTGACGATGCGGTGGTCACCTTGTCTGCCCGCAATCTGCCGGCGACGAAGGTGCTCGACGGCGGCCAGCTCAACACGTACGACGTGCTGTGGGCCGATGTCGTGGTGTTCACCCGTGAGGCGCTTCCGAGCGCCGCGGTGGCGACCACCGAAGGGGAGGCATCGTGAAGAATCCCCGCGACCTGATCATCGAACCGATCGTGTCCGAGAAGTCGTACGACCTGATCGAGGGGAGTAACACCTATACCTTCAGGGTGGACAAGCGATCGACGAAGACCGAGATCAAGCAGGCCGTCGAAGCGATCTTCGGCGTGCGTGTGACGCGGGTGAACACGATCAACCGCGTCGGCAAGCTGAAGCGAACGGGATGGGTCCGGGGCC comes from Acidimicrobiia bacterium and encodes:
- the rplD gene encoding 50S ribosomal protein L4, producing MADTVTAPLLSSAGERVGEVSLDPAVFGIEPNVPVMHQVVTAQLAAARSGSANTKTRAEVRGGGRKPWRQKGLGRARQGSIRSPQWRGGGVVFGPKPRDYSQRTPKKMRQLALRSALSARAAADAVMVVDGFDWDKPSTRTAARFLKTLGVDGKALFVVGRDDAVVTLSARNLPATKVLDGGQLNTYDVLWADVVVFTREALPSAAVATTEGEAS
- the rplW gene encoding 50S ribosomal protein L23, with protein sequence MVKNPRDLIIEPIVSEKSYDLIEGSNTYTFRVDKRSTKTEIKQAVEAIFGVRVTRVNTINRVGKLKRTGWVRGRRADSKRALVTLADGDEIDIFGV